In one window of Amblyomma americanum isolate KBUSLIRL-KWMA chromosome 9, ASM5285725v1, whole genome shotgun sequence DNA:
- the LOC144105296 gene encoding uncharacterized protein LOC144105296: MSPLAILLVGAALTASTMAGGLGGIGGGYGGGYGGGVGYGGGLGYGGGLGYGGGLGVGGGLGGGGVGVGSSVTLLRGGPGFSRAVAGPVFVVRTVHHVNKVHGGGALVAHSGIGSVGGGLGYGGGLGYGGGLGYGGGLGYGGGLGYGGGLGGGLKYGGYSLKG, translated from the exons ATGAGTCCTCTG GCAATCCTTCTCGTCGGCGCTGCTCTGACCGCTTCCACCATGGCCGGTGGACTAGGCGGGATTGGTGGTGGCTACGGTGGGGGCTACGGAGGGGGAGTCGGCTATGGAGGAGGTCTTGGCTACGGAGGTGGTCTTGGCTACGGTGGCGGCCTGGGTGTTGGTGGTGGCCTGGGCGGTGGTGGCGTGGGTGTAGGAAGCAGCGTGACCCTGCTGCGAGGAGGTCCCGGCTTCTCCAGGGCAGTGGCTGGACCTGTATTCGTCGTGAGGACCGTGCATCACGTGAACAAGGTGCACGGTGGAGGTGCCCTCGTGGCTCACAGCGGTATTGGAAGCGTCGGTGGTGGACTGGGATACGGCGGAGGACTCGGATATGGAGGAGGCCTCGGCTACGGCGGTGGACTCGGATACGGCGGTGGGCTCGGATACGGTGGTGGCCTCGGAGGCGGCCTGAAGTACGGCGGATATTCTCTCAAGGGTTAG
- the LOC144105295 gene encoding uncharacterized protein LOC144105295 produces SPQAILFFGSALTACATAGGLGGGYGGGYGGGYGGGYGGLYGGGLGYGGGLGYGGGLGYGGGLGYGGGLGAGGVGVGSSVTLLRGGPGFSRAVAGPAFVVRTVHHVNKVHGGGALVAHSGIGSVGGGLGYGGGLGYGGGLGYGGGLGYGGGLGYSGGLGYGGGLGGGLKYGGYSLKG; encoded by the coding sequence TCTCCACAGGCAATCCTTTTCTTTGGCTCTGCTCTGACGGCCTGCGCCACGGCCGGTGGACTGGGTGGTGGCTATGGAGGCGGCTATGGAGGCGGCTATGGAGGTGGCTATGGAGGGCTCTACGGAGGTGGCCTCGGCTATGGAGGAGGACTCGGCTATGGAGGAGGTCTTGGCTACGGTGGTGGTCTCGGATACGGGGGTGGTCTAGGTGCTGGGGGTGTTGGTGTAGGAAGCAGCGTGACCCTGCTGCGAGGAGGACCCGGCTTCTCCAGGGCAGTGGCTGGACCTGCGTTCGTCGTGAGGACCGTGCACCACGTGAACAAGGTGCATGGCGGAGGTGCCCTCGTGGCCCACAGCGGTATCGGAAGCGTTGGTGGTGGACTCGGATACGGCGGAGGACTCGGATATGGAGGAGGCCTCGGCTACGGCGGCGGACTCGGCTACGGCGGTGGACTCGGATACAGCGGTGGCCTCGGATACGGAGGCGGTCTCGGAGGCGGCCTGAAGTACGGCGGATACTCTCTCAAGGGTTAG